The segment AAATTCATAACGAAAGCAGGGCATTTGATTACCGGCAGACCAAGCCAGATAAGGCAGTAGTGCAAACCAATCAAGTTCAGCAGCACACTGTGCTTGGATTTCAGGAAGAATGTATAGACATCTTCAAACGTGAAAAGGATCGAATCCAGATCTCTTACTGCTTTCAGATAATGCCCCACCTCAATCGACTCAAATGCCAAGCATCGATTGACAAAATCAATTACCCCTTTTGCTTTTCCTGCCATTTCATTGTGCTTCTTAATATAAAACACTCTCCATTCCTGCATTATTTGCATCAAGATACAAGTTTCAAACACCAAACATGTATAAAAGGTGAAATATGTATACTAACCTCATGGGGCTGGTTATTATAAGACTCAATCTCAAGAGCAAGAGCAGGCCATCTTTTTTTACAAAGACATTCCCATATATAATCAGACCCACACAGCTTCCGCCAAAACCGAGAACAACTTCCCAACGAGCAAAGATCACTTACCTTCAAAATTATAGTTCAAAAACCCAGAAATCAGAAAGCAAATTAATTCTAATACCCTAGCAAAATCAGGAAGCTggaagaaacaatttttttaacaaaacagaaagtaaaaaaagaaattcagcAAAGCAAAACAAACATAGTCATTAAGAATATGAAGAAGACAACGATTTTCAACACAGTAATCAGAAAAGCCAATTAATTCCAACAAAGTagcaaaatcaagaaaagagaaCAATAAATTCAATTCCGGATAATCtgggaagaagaaagaaagtagAATCAATAAAACTTTTCCATACAGAAAATGGAAAAATAGGATTACTTACCTTCAGAGAAGAAGCAATTTTGATGGCTATATCATCGGGAATTGATTGTTGTGAAGACAAGGATGAGTCCATCGTAGCTCAGAAATTTTCAGCTCAGCTACGAAAGTGAAGGTCCATTTGGGAAAAAGGAGATGATCTTCACCGTCCTCCTACGTCATCAAACACGTGCCCATCAtccacaaaatcaaaacaatgACGTTTGACTATTTTctacattttaattttctaaatttatattataacacaagttaataaaaatgatttctCTTAAGTATGTATTTTCTTGggtttgattttgtaaaatcGTAACAGGTTAATGATTTTAATCTCTCATAAAATACGTAAGTGTGATTTGTTTTCTTCTGACTAAGGAAATTTTAGAAAGAAACGAGTAAAATTCAGATTGGGCCatttttaggtttttgggttgtaaaatgaaaaattaacatTTCAGGCACGGGATAAATATCAAGTTGTAATTatactctttaaaaataaactagtgcatattattatcattttatagcacattaattgataatatattaattaaaaaaataatttaaaaataaattatttatagtatgttattatcaagttatagcatattagctaataatatattaataaaaaaattattttattatttaactaataattattatgtataaataattagtttcaTTTATTCACTTACTTTTTATCAACAAAaccttttaaattattactgattaatcaattaccttttaaagtttttaatataaataataaattattaaattttaatcaattatcttttaatgtttttaatataaataataaattattatttattaaatattaattaaacttcatattatatagttaccttttaaaaaataaaatctaaaaattagggatttgattttaattaatttcatattatatggtTAACCAATAACTACCCACCCCCATATCAGCCAATACTCTTTTATCTTCCCCAATACACTCAACCTCTCCCCACGCGTGAAGTTATTTCATATTCCCCAAAAATCGCGCCTCAATCATCACTTCAAACAAAAAAAGCAGTCACTTTGTCATCTTTCTCAAATCCGCATCTTCCCCAAAATTTCTCATATCAGTTCATCCTAAAACACAAACTAAAATCTCAGATCCGTTCCCCATTAGTTTTATAGACAATGTCGAAAAAAGGTAGTGAAAAGccaagaaaaagtaaaagattGGTCGATGAGGAAGACGAGTTTCATGCTCCTTCATTCGATATATTGTCCAAATCTCAAACTCAGAAATTGAAGGGGGAAAAAATCaaagagaaaaaggaaagaGGCAAGAAgcggaaaggaaaagaaattgtAACATCGTCAGAATCCGATTCTGACTTTGTTGATGtagtaaaaaatacaaaatcgaAAAAATCAAAAGGCATTGAAATTGATCGTTCAACAACGaagtcatcaaaaaaaaaagatgcagagattcaagaaaaaaataaaacaaaaaaagttgatAAGTTTAGTAAAAagtttatttcaaaattgaatttacAATGTGTTGTTttagtgtttttattttttttatattatttgtcaaTGGTGTACTACATGAATTttgtatgatatatatatatcaattgagtattattttatttttcaaaagtcacagatttttttttgaaatcgaatatgtattttattaatatatgaattgtatatgaattgtgtatgaattGTGGCATATAGTTGTATAAATTGGAATTGAACTGTGGCATTTAgttgtatgaattgtgtatgaactATAGCGTCTAGGTGTATAGATGAAATTGTGATATAAAGTTGTATGCATTGTGGATGAAACTGCagtattaatattatattttttttgtttgaatactGTATGAAGTTtttgtatgatttgtgtatgAAATGATTTGTGGTATATAGttgtatgatttttatatacagttttatagtatataaaaagtaataattcatttttacaaattttatagGAGAAGAAGGTTCAAACACATTTATCTTCATGTATCAACATAATGTGTTGGCTGATTTGTTGACCTTCCTCGGTCAAGATAAGTTCCAGCAATTTTTACAAGAAACtccatttgatatttttatgatttacataacataaaatcaaatgTCAATTGTTGAgccatatttttcttcttgaatctGAAAATGGAAGGGATGACATGTTCATTATCAATGTAAATGGTACAGAGTTACATTTTGACTTAAAAGAGTTTCTCGTTGTAACCGGTCTAAAATCTGATCCaatttctgattttatttttgatccATCTGTTCCAAATAGATTAATTGCATAAAATTTCGGAGAAATGGACAGATGTTCCTCAACTGGAAGAAAGTTCCAAGTACGTAATCTCTATATTATATCTAACTCTTATATttagttaatataaaaaatttctaatttgatttttgttacAGTGATTGTGGTCTGTACACCTCTCTTTTTGCTGAATATATCAGCAATGATATTTTTGATTTGTTAgatgagaaaagacataaagacaccatcgaagttgtcccatatttgcataaagacacctaaatttttaaagtgtcctatcacaccactaaacaactatatatcattgtaaattgaccatttttacttattccgtCGTCTATGTAATGCGCGTGTTGCTCACTCTCTAGGTAACCCAACCCAAcctttttttgaagaaaattcgtGAActccttttcatttcatttctcaacTTTTCCCTAAAAATCAAACGAAATACACAGTGTTGTTGTTGAcgatagtgttgttgttgacaATCTCGTTGTTGATCGTTGTTGATGTGTATTTGTGAAGATTCTTGGAGATTGAAGGTCTAACATGTTAGGGTTCTAaaatcttcacttttttttattattatgattttatggATTATTATAGTGTAGAAGTATTAGAATCGACCTCCTACAGTTGCCATTGTTACAAATACGATTCAACATTGCATTTGACATTTTCAATCAAAAACTAACcacaaaattgagaagaaattcaaccataaaaaaattcaaattaacgTTTATACtggaaattaaaagagaaaagacgAATTCCTACCTTATTTTCTTGAGGAAGATGATGAAGTCGTCAAAAAGAGAGAACCAATATTATTCTTGCCatggaaatcaaaattttagggCTACCAAAGGcttttttgagtttaaattggggaagatacaaaaattgattaaacaattaatattaaagaaagaaaatgacatgTGGCTGTTTTAAACtggtaaataaaaaggaaaaatggccCATGGCGCGCCTAACGTGCGTGTAAACAACCCAGAGGAGTTAATGGGTAAAAATGGTCAATTTACAacgatatatagttgtttagtggGGTGATGAGACACTTCaaaagtttaggtgtctttatgcaaatacgGGACAACTTCGATGgtctctttatgtcttttctcttgtCTGATATTGAAGTAGATGCAACATACCATCATCAGAGGTATGAAACTTTACTTTGGCACTATGCAAAAGCAAAGAATGAAGAGGGGGCAATAAGTGACAGTATAGTTATGGGTACAGTTGCAAACAAGTATGGTGGACCTCGCACGCAAAAAGAACAAGTTATGGACATCACCAATTATTCCACTCCAAGAACACGGAATAGGAAATGAAAAAAGTTAAATGCACGTTTTGAATTcttattgaaatatttgttattttaacaatataacattttttgttatttttaatatttttttataattattaatttatgttatttcaatgtttttaacattataacaatttatgttatttttaatatattttttataatataacaaGTTATGAATTTCTATTATTCTTATATAATGTATCAAtgttatcattatttttgtatgaattttgtttgaaatagaTTGCAACTTTATATGAACTAACTTAACAATAAATGCATGTATCATAATAGTTTATGACTGACAGTATAGTTCaatgtatatttttaatgtataaatattgtatgaattatgaatgttatattgattttgatatatgtaACAGAAAccaatgatatatatataaacattgtatgaataTTGTATGAATAGCTTATATAACACTTTATGAATGGCATGACaatacaatttatatttataatgtataaGCATtctatgaattatgaatgacaTATGGAACTTTGACATATGCAACagaaacaaattatatatatgaacattgtGTAAATACTgtatgaacattgtatgaatacAACCTGAAGATTATATAAATGACAGTATAGTTCaatgtatatttattatgtataaacattgtatgaattatgaatgtcatattgaactttgatatatgcaaaagaaacaaatgatatatataaacattGTATTGAATACTgtatgaacattgtatgaataAAACCTGAAGATTATATGAATGGCAGTATAGTTCaatgtatatttattatgtataaatattgtatgaattatgaatgtcatattgaactttgatatatgcaaaagaaacaaatgatatatataaacattGTATTGAATACTgtatgaacattgtatgaatacAACCTGAAGATTATATGAATGGCAGTATagttcaatttatatttattatgtataaatattgtatgaattatgaatgtcatattgTACTTTGACATATGTAACGAtaacaaatgatatatatatatatatatatatatatgaaaattgtatgaaaactgTATCAAACATTATATGAATACCATAAATGTCAATGATAACTACTGCACTCAATAAAACAAAACGTGTTTCTAACATTCAAGCAACATAATaacaaatttaacaatacaaaatcattttttttgcaCAGGACAATTTGAACATGTCTTTCTATTGTGTCCAACCTGACGGCATCTACTGCAATTCATTTTCGTCCTTTTGAATTTCACGTCAGCAAACCCCTTTCATCTTTCAAGTTTTGGTCTACCCACTGTTATCTTTGGACCTGGTGGCAACATTTTAGGCTCTGAAATATAACTTGGTATGTCTCATGTACTCTCGTATGGGATAGGCTCGACAGGAATGTCATAAGCATCTCTGAAATTCTTCAGGCTATAAAAAAGGAGAACATAAATCTGATTCATGCAATTTTCTGTATCTGAGAACTGCAATTACATGAACACATGGTATCTCATAATGTTGAAATCTCTTGCAGCTACACATCCTTGTGTTCTAGTTTACAATGTACTACTTTGCTCCTTCAGCTACAGCATGCAGATCAACTGTTGAAGGTATCAcctaattaaaagtaaaaatgtggtatttttaatataaaatcaactaaatatTGGTAAGTAAATTACAATTATTTGTTATTCAATAAGTAAAATACAAACCCTCACATTGCAAGACAAAACAATACTTTTCTGTAGATAatgatcatatttttttgttagataAGATGTTGTCTTATCAACCTCTTCATTGTGCTTGTGAATCCACCTCTGAATTGTTACCCTCATAAATTCAAGAAGTGAAATTACAGGTAACCTCCTCACTAACCTATTAACATTATTCAATGACTCGGAGATGTTTGAAATCATGGTCCATGTGCACTTATTTGAGTAAGCTCTTGACCATTTGCTATAACCAATATCAAACAAGTATGGTCATATGCGCGTATCTATCTGGTCTATTCTTCCCATAATTTTCTCAAACTGTTGCTTTGTATAAGCTTTtgccaatttaaaaaataaaatcttcaaatcttcagtatttttattgaaattcttCACCACATTTACTGACAGATGTCATATGCATGCATAATGTTCGGATTCAGGATATACAGTAGAAGTCTCTTTCCATATGCTTTCATTTCTATTCGACATAAAACTCATGTTATGTCTAACTCCATACGCTTCCTTAAATTGTTCCAAAAATCAAGACCATGAAGCGTCATTTTCAGAATCCACTATCCATACGCCAACGGAAGTATATGACctaatcaatttttttgaaaaaataacacacaaatcaaatacaatttataaaatattttattatattacttaATCGGAAAATTAAATAGGATCAAAAAATACTTCCCGCATCCATTGTGCTTGCAGTTAATATTGTACCACCTTACGAACATTTTAATTCCGCTCCATCAACAATTACAATTGGCCTACAATACTCCCAACCTCTAATACAAGCTTCTCATGCAAATGCATATAAGAATTTATCACCTTCCTTCCTTTCTATTTTCAATATGGATCCTGGATATGTTTACTCCAAAATGTACAGATAACCTGAAATTTttacaattataatttaatggatacataacaaacaattaattattatcaaaagaatacatattttatttatattttaaggatACATACAAAAAGTATACAATTTTCATACATGAATAATACATGAAACAGAACATTCCACATCATTAATATAACATACTATGTCTTTTTtccatttaaacaaataaaaaaaacttctaCTGAAGTATACTAATTTCATACATAAAGTATTCAAGAAACAAAAAAGTTCATTTCATTAGGATAACATACTATATGgacatttatttcatttaaacaatataaaaagctttgaaaaaatatataaattttatacgTAAAAAATACACAAACCAGAACATACTATATGgtaactttttaatttaaacatttaaaaaacttttaaattcatTCTTTATATGCAAATTACCCGGGAATCTGGCATATGACTCTGCTGGATCTCCACGCATCAATTTTATTGCTTTTTCTCTAGTCCTTCATGCCTGCATGTACGTCAACGAAACGCTATGCAATTTCAACATATCAGCAGATATACCCTTTGGAGTGTATACCGTAGACGAATCAATATATTTCTCCATTATCAAGATAGCTACAACGTCAATTATCCCCTAACATATTGCATACACTCGATCTCTAACAGAACAAGTGTGTTGAGCATTATACTTTCTAATTTTGAATAAAGTGATTTATTCAAACTAGATGTCCTCATCATCCAAGAAAATGTATCAGAAATACACTTCAGGTGATAACTGttttaaattcaagaaaatataaaattaaatttcatacagcaaaaaaataaaaaaaaaagaaaacttaaaatAGTAGTGTAAACTTATTTTAATGCATTACAACGCTCAACACGAAAACTGAACTTTTCAACAAGTCCAACATGCCTAATAACCTCCTTCAGTGTTTTCCTATTGTTGTAAACTTGATCCTCTGCAACAAATAGGTTTGAATGGTCACTTATTATATCATCACCACCTTCATTATTCTCATTGATAACTCCTTCTAAATTCATTCCGATTAAATGAATAGAATTATTGGAGTATAGATCAACGTTATTATTTGTCAATCTAACATCACAATTTATTATATCAGTATTAATAACACTATGTGATAGAATGTGTGGCTTCACTTAatagtaatggaccaggtcccttactttactttagaaaattaccagaaagttaaatgcagtaaaatcaacacaatgattttacgtggaaacctccttgcttaagggagtaaaaccacgacctgtctcacaggattttcaatcgtttccactaatcttcaaaagcaaaagcgaaacacgattacaccaaacgtaagaaagagttatcaatcttaccgttaagcaatagacctctattgctcaacaagccaaagtagaaaaacaatctacccactaagctatcccacctggacaacctagacttttaacacaacacaccaattcctttatagatttaggagtgatttacaatttaagaacaagagaatagattcctaaacaac is part of the Solanum lycopersicum chromosome 1, SLM_r2.1 genome and harbors:
- the LOC101248131 gene encoding uncharacterized protein, whose protein sequence is MDSSLSSQQSIPDDIAIKIASSLKVSDLCSLGSCSRFWRKLCGSDYIWECLCKKRWPALALEIESYNNQPHEEWRVFYIKKHNEMAGKAKGVIDFVNRCLAFESIEVGHYLKAVRDLDSILFTFEDVYTFFLKSKHSVLLNLIGLHYCLIWLGLPGECVMEILNKSNISQREVRVQWWKLGRWLFGFRLRDELITRTVSLEDLATGKEEEVLGVLHRGAVHEVIRVQISEAKPECTSWSFQNVQNAN